The Mesorhizobium sp. B1-1-8 genome contains a region encoding:
- a CDS encoding DoxX family protein: MNISLRNRPTALVALYWAATAVIFLVFMGSGIALLAGAPAMVAGMAHLGYPAYFIPLLGVWKVLGALAIAAPRLPLVKEWAYAGIMFDLTGAVTSRLEVGDTGMDAVLPALFIVAAVASWTLRPTDRRLVPAASVHRP, translated from the coding sequence ATGAACATATCGTTGCGCAACCGTCCAACCGCCCTGGTGGCCCTCTACTGGGCGGCAACGGCCGTCATCTTCCTCGTCTTCATGGGATCCGGCATCGCGCTGCTTGCCGGCGCGCCGGCAATGGTCGCGGGCATGGCACATCTGGGGTACCCCGCCTATTTCATTCCTCTCCTCGGCGTCTGGAAAGTGCTTGGCGCGCTCGCCATCGCCGCGCCCCGACTGCCGCTCGTAAAGGAGTGGGCCTATGCCGGCATCATGTTCGACCTGACTGGTGCGGTCACGTCGCGGCTTGAGGTCGGGGATACCGGGATGGATGCGGTGCTTCCGGCGCTCTTCATTGTGGCCGCTGTCGCATCCTGGACGCTGCGGCCGACCGACCGGAGGTTGGTACCCGCGGCGAGCGTGCACAGGCCGTGA
- a CDS encoding SRPBCC family protein has product MRESYSHMAMQITPTNYAAELRRHLDATPELVFAAFADPALVRRWLTPAPQVRLEVLSFDFRVGGAYRFAYHVPGGAIMHVNGVFRGIERPSRIAFSWNIEPPDEHAGVQSEVRVAIAPDGDGALLHIRHVKLDRIGAPQRHAEGWRGAAEQLAGLLRERENGS; this is encoded by the coding sequence GTGCGCGAATCGTATAGCCATATGGCTATGCAAATCACGCCCACGAATTATGCCGCCGAGCTGCGCCGCCATTTGGACGCGACGCCGGAGCTGGTGTTCGCCGCCTTCGCGGATCCGGCATTGGTGCGCCGCTGGCTTACGCCAGCTCCGCAGGTGAGGCTCGAGGTGCTGAGCTTCGATTTCCGCGTCGGCGGCGCTTACCGGTTCGCCTATCATGTGCCGGGCGGCGCGATCATGCACGTCAACGGTGTGTTTCGCGGCATCGAACGGCCGTCGCGGATCGCCTTCTCCTGGAATATCGAGCCGCCGGATGAGCACGCAGGCGTGCAGTCCGAAGTGCGGGTCGCGATCGCACCGGACGGCGATGGCGCGCTGCTCCACATCCGCCATGTCAAGCTCGATCGCATCGGCGCGCCGCAGCGCCATGCCGAAGGCTGGCGCGGCGCGGCCGAGCAACTGGCTGGGCTATTGAGGGAGCGTGAGAATGGAAGCTGA
- a CDS encoding ArsR/SmtB family transcription factor, whose translation MAIHYTDTLDRTFHALGDASRRRMLAAISRKGTCSAGELGALFDSAQPTISKHLRVLEEAELIARRVEGRRHVFTLAPSRMRQAQHWLERHLAFWEGSLDQLEELLEELKKPQGNEDMNE comes from the coding sequence ATGGCCATCCACTACACGGATACGCTGGACCGCACCTTTCATGCGCTGGGCGATGCCTCGCGCCGGCGCATGCTCGCCGCCATCAGCAGGAAGGGCACCTGCTCGGCCGGCGAGCTGGGTGCGCTATTCGACAGCGCACAGCCGACGATCTCGAAGCATCTGCGCGTGCTCGAGGAGGCCGAGCTGATCGCAAGGCGCGTCGAAGGTCGCCGTCATGTCTTCACACTCGCACCATCGCGCATGCGCCAGGCGCAGCACTGGCTGGAGCGGCATCTCGCCTTCTGGGAAGGCAGCCTGGATCAGCTCGAAGAACTGCTTGAAGAGTTGAAGAAGCCGCAGGGCAACGAAGACATGAATGAGTGA
- a CDS encoding VOC family protein — translation MLKKIPYVALLVSDQDKALDFYTNVIGFEKRIDAPTPVGPRFLTIGVPGQDFELVLWPGSPARAELGSAVYTIEVDDCRSTFETLASRGVKFEPAQVLEFPWGYAARFKDPDGNLLQLRQGRGAAQH, via the coding sequence ATGCTGAAAAAGATACCATACGTTGCGCTGTTGGTAAGCGACCAGGACAAGGCGCTCGATTTCTACACGAACGTCATCGGTTTCGAGAAGCGGATCGACGCGCCAACGCCGGTCGGGCCGCGGTTCCTGACCATCGGCGTTCCGGGACAAGATTTCGAACTGGTTCTGTGGCCAGGTTCGCCAGCTCGAGCCGAGCTCGGTTCCGCGGTTTACACCATCGAGGTGGACGATTGCCGGTCGACTTTCGAAACGCTCGCATCGCGCGGCGTGAAGTTTGAGCCGGCGCAGGTGCTTGAGTTCCCGTGGGGCTACGCCGCTCGGTTCAAGGATCCTGACGGGAATCTGCTTCAGCTGCGCCAGGGCCGCGGGGCTGCTCAGCATTGA
- a CDS encoding FAD-binding oxidoreductase, whose product MELPRQIDALLGQSHSSGAALEQLRQGLRGELVLPTDAAYDQARRVWNGAIDRRPAAIVFCADSGDVARAVTYARSQGCVVAVRSGGHNVAGLSVCDDGMVIDLSRMKKIAVDPARRIARAEAGLNLGKFDAATQAHGLATTMGVNGDTGIAGLTLGGGFGKLGRKHGLSCDNLVAADIVTADGRLLRTSEAEHSDLFWALRGGGGNFGIVTAFEYRLHPLGPDLLVGSVLHAYDHAREAMRFYDKFSRDAPDELSVDAALVTLPSGDRAFSISACHVGAPEAGDAVIAPLMAFGSPIESRLQAVPYLQIQSAADSLFPRGRRYYWKAQFLREISDGAIDALLNSYAQAPNRSSLLVLQQVGGAIARVPASHSPYANRDAALDCFPIAIWDDPADDEVNIRWARDLWNAVRPFSTGGVYANNLGDEGDERVREAYGADFARLAAIKKQYDPTNFFRLNQNIRPG is encoded by the coding sequence ATGGAGCTTCCACGACAGATCGATGCGCTGTTGGGCCAATCCCATTCTTCGGGCGCGGCGCTCGAACAGCTGCGGCAAGGCTTGCGGGGCGAACTGGTGCTGCCGACAGACGCCGCCTACGATCAGGCGCGCAGGGTCTGGAATGGGGCGATCGACAGACGCCCTGCCGCAATCGTCTTTTGCGCCGATTCCGGTGATGTCGCCCGGGCCGTGACCTATGCCAGGTCGCAAGGCTGTGTCGTGGCGGTTCGCAGCGGCGGCCACAACGTCGCAGGTCTGTCGGTCTGCGACGATGGGATGGTGATCGATCTGTCACGCATGAAGAAGATCGCGGTCGATCCCGCGCGCCGCATCGCCAGGGCCGAAGCCGGTCTGAACCTCGGCAAGTTCGACGCGGCCACACAGGCGCACGGACTTGCAACGACCATGGGCGTCAACGGCGACACCGGCATTGCCGGCCTCACGCTGGGCGGCGGCTTCGGCAAGCTCGGGCGCAAGCACGGTCTGAGCTGCGATAATCTGGTCGCCGCCGACATCGTCACGGCCGACGGACGGCTGTTGCGAACGAGCGAAGCCGAGCATTCCGACCTGTTCTGGGCCTTGCGCGGCGGCGGCGGCAATTTCGGCATAGTGACGGCGTTCGAATACCGGCTGCATCCGCTCGGCCCGGACCTTCTCGTGGGCTCGGTGCTGCACGCCTACGATCATGCGCGCGAGGCGATGCGGTTTTACGACAAATTCTCGCGTGATGCCCCGGACGAGCTGAGCGTCGACGCCGCGCTGGTTACGCTGCCGTCAGGCGACCGAGCCTTCAGCATCTCGGCTTGCCATGTCGGGGCACCCGAAGCGGGCGACGCCGTCATCGCACCGCTGATGGCATTCGGATCCCCCATCGAAAGCCGGCTTCAGGCGGTTCCCTATCTTCAGATCCAATCGGCGGCCGATAGCCTCTTTCCTCGCGGACGGCGCTATTACTGGAAGGCGCAGTTTCTGCGCGAGATCAGCGACGGTGCGATCGACGCGCTGCTCAACAGCTATGCGCAGGCCCCCAATCGCTCGTCGCTGCTGGTTTTGCAGCAGGTCGGCGGCGCGATCGCTCGGGTGCCGGCGTCGCATTCGCCCTACGCCAATCGCGATGCAGCGCTTGACTGCTTCCCGATCGCCATCTGGGACGATCCGGCCGATGACGAGGTCAACATCCGCTGGGCGCGCGACCTGTGGAACGCGGTCAGACCCTTCTCCACCGGCGGCGTCTATGCCAACAATCTAGGCGACGAGGGTGACGAGCGCGTGCGGGAGGCTTACGGCGCAGACTTTGCGCGCCTCGCCGCCATCAAGAAGCAATACGACCCGACCAATTTCTTCCGGTTGAACCAGAATATCAGGCCTGGATAA
- a CDS encoding LysR substrate-binding domain-containing protein, with the protein MSNRPPLRALHAFEAAARHGSFKAAAAELGVTPTAISHQVRLLEEICGRKLFQRRPRPLVLTSAGARLFPILRNGFDLLARSLAAVAEPDVQAPLRVTSPNAFASRWLVPRLPKWREANPAVPLEIIGTDALLDLRGGAADVAIRYTRRPPLGFAAQEICRDIFFPICSPRLLTSDGRAIERAADLLRYPLIHFDWMNRDPDAPTWSRWLATARSIDPDQIPDKAWDLSFREELHAIDAVVAGQGIAILSDVVVGRELENGSLVKAHPLSLPGYSFYVVWMHHSPRSTVIESFLAWMRAVI; encoded by the coding sequence ATGAGCAACCGCCCGCCGCTGCGCGCTTTGCACGCCTTCGAGGCCGCCGCCAGGCACGGCAGCTTCAAGGCCGCAGCGGCGGAACTCGGCGTGACGCCGACGGCAATCAGCCACCAGGTCCGTTTGCTGGAAGAAATATGCGGCCGCAAGCTGTTCCAGCGCCGGCCGCGCCCGCTCGTGCTGACGAGTGCGGGAGCGCGCCTGTTTCCTATCCTGCGCAACGGTTTTGATCTGCTCGCCCGCTCCCTTGCCGCAGTTGCCGAGCCGGATGTTCAAGCGCCGCTAAGGGTAACGAGCCCGAACGCTTTCGCGAGCCGATGGCTGGTGCCCCGGTTGCCGAAATGGCGAGAGGCCAACCCTGCCGTGCCGCTGGAGATCATCGGCACGGACGCGCTGCTCGATCTGCGCGGAGGCGCTGCGGATGTGGCGATCCGCTACACACGCCGCCCGCCTTTGGGCTTTGCCGCGCAGGAGATATGCCGCGATATCTTCTTTCCCATTTGCAGTCCCCGATTATTGACAAGCGACGGGCGAGCAATTGAGCGTGCCGCTGATCTCCTGCGTTATCCGTTGATTCATTTCGACTGGATGAACCGGGATCCGGATGCTCCCACCTGGTCCCGATGGCTGGCGACGGCCCGTTCGATCGATCCGGATCAGATCCCGGACAAAGCCTGGGATTTGAGCTTCCGCGAGGAACTGCATGCGATCGATGCGGTTGTCGCCGGGCAAGGCATTGCGATTTTGAGCGACGTCGTCGTCGGCCGTGAACTTGAAAACGGCTCGCTCGTCAAAGCGCATCCTTTGTCCTTGCCGGGCTACAGCTTTTATGTCGTATGGATGCACCACAGTCCGCGATCCACGGTGATAGAGTCCTTCCTGGCGTGGATGAGAGCCGTCATATGA
- a CDS encoding ATP-dependent Clp protease adaptor ClpS codes for MRHTPDEALQLVIHNDDQTPWAFVADLIRSVFSRSESEAEALTATVSQQGKAVCGSYPSAVAKAMLDTAQQRIKAADHPLRITAAPGGTEDATSPDQPAQASRDKKFKYAHEAIAWHFAGLAHDEIVTTSRQFPGHMRADVQVALDKLFSVSPVRFFGLYEQHRYETLTYAALTKDGQFAVTISAAQYQDVDIGESEPIKCLNNGLWLNRDGDLHYAVVLSFHREYGRESGTCVEIAVPAGEDGMALVDRCFSQLETAINAARSYRGKVLSLETEGDYQGRSKGVMVHRLPQVRREAIILPEQTLKLLDRNVIRFIESREALRRLGQSTRKGILLYGPPGTGKTHTIRYLAANLPGHTTLIITAGQMGLLSQYMTLARLLQPATVVIEDVDLIARDRENMGGPCEESLLNTLLNEMDGLKDNADILFVLTTNRPEQLEGALTGRPGRIDQAIEVPLPDDDCREKLVRLYGGGLKLSDKIVSEAVARTKGVSAAFIKELMRRAAQTSIMQGDGEVVTSRDLAEALDDMLFTGGRLNVRLLGGATEEPPSY; via the coding sequence GTGCGCCATACACCCGACGAGGCACTACAACTTGTCATCCACAATGACGACCAGACTCCATGGGCGTTTGTCGCCGATCTGATTCGCTCGGTCTTCAGCCGGTCCGAGTCGGAGGCCGAGGCCTTGACCGCGACGGTCTCGCAGCAGGGAAAGGCTGTGTGCGGCAGCTATCCTTCCGCGGTCGCGAAGGCGATGCTGGATACGGCCCAGCAGCGCATCAAGGCAGCCGATCATCCACTTCGCATCACGGCCGCTCCTGGCGGAACCGAGGACGCAACCTCACCCGACCAACCGGCGCAGGCTTCGCGCGACAAAAAGTTCAAATACGCCCATGAGGCAATCGCCTGGCATTTCGCAGGACTGGCGCATGACGAGATCGTCACAACATCCCGCCAGTTTCCCGGTCATATGCGCGCCGACGTGCAGGTAGCGCTCGACAAACTGTTCTCAGTCTCGCCCGTTCGCTTCTTCGGCCTCTACGAGCAACATCGTTACGAGACGCTGACCTATGCCGCCCTGACGAAAGATGGACAGTTCGCCGTCACCATCTCGGCCGCGCAATATCAAGATGTCGATATCGGCGAGAGCGAGCCAATAAAATGTCTCAACAACGGTTTGTGGCTCAATCGCGATGGTGACCTGCATTACGCGGTCGTGCTGTCCTTCCACCGCGAATACGGCCGCGAGTCCGGGACCTGCGTCGAGATCGCCGTGCCGGCCGGCGAGGATGGTATGGCACTTGTGGACCGCTGCTTCTCGCAGCTCGAGACTGCCATCAATGCCGCGCGATCCTACCGCGGCAAGGTTCTTTCCCTCGAAACTGAAGGGGACTATCAGGGCCGCTCGAAAGGCGTGATGGTCCATCGCCTGCCGCAAGTGCGACGCGAAGCGATCATCCTGCCGGAACAGACCCTGAAGCTTCTCGATCGCAACGTGATCCGATTCATCGAGAGCCGAGAAGCGCTGAGGCGGCTTGGGCAATCGACGCGCAAAGGCATCCTGCTCTACGGCCCGCCAGGCACCGGCAAGACGCACACCATTCGCTACCTCGCCGCCAACCTCCCTGGACATACGACGCTGATCATTACTGCCGGCCAGATGGGCCTTCTGTCGCAATACATGACACTAGCACGCCTGCTGCAGCCGGCGACGGTAGTGATTGAGGATGTGGACCTCATTGCCCGCGACCGCGAGAATATGGGGGGACCGTGCGAAGAATCCCTCCTCAATACCTTGCTCAACGAGATGGACGGATTGAAGGACAATGCAGACATCTTGTTCGTGCTGACCACCAACCGGCCCGAACAACTTGAAGGTGCTCTCACAGGGCGTCCAGGTCGTATCGACCAGGCCATCGAGGTGCCGCTGCCGGACGATGACTGCCGGGAGAAGCTCGTGCGCCTTTATGGCGGTGGGCTGAAACTTTCCGACAAGATCGTGAGTGAGGCGGTGGCGCGTACGAAGGGCGTCAGCGCAGCCTTCATCAAAGAGCTTATGCGCCGTGCCGCACAAACCAGCATCATGCAGGGCGACGGAGAGGTCGTGACCTCCAGGGATCTTGCGGAGGCCCTTGACGACATGCTGTTCACGGGCGGCCGGCTCAATGTCAGGTTGCTTGGCGGAGCAACCGAAGAGCCACCAAGCTACTGA
- a CDS encoding RNA polymerase sigma factor, producing the protein MSAAKLDRAALEAMLAGLRPKLHRYAARMAGSVIDGEDIVQETVLKALQALDGGAVVDRPQQWLFRIAHNAAQDHLRRRQRERSRMIETDMTTIEDPAESADARIAAATSLRSFMRLSPAQRSAVILVDVLGLSLQEACEVTSATLAATKAALHRGRAELRTLASVPDEAPMPKLEADEERRLRRYVDLFNARDFDAVRALIAEDIQLEVVNRIRLSGKKQASTYFGNYDRISDWALSLGFVENQPAILIRDPHGDGDVRGFMLLEWRGDQVAGIRDFRYAPYCVADADIRPIGD; encoded by the coding sequence ATGAGCGCAGCAAAACTAGACCGCGCGGCGCTGGAAGCGATGCTGGCCGGCCTGCGGCCGAAACTGCACCGCTACGCGGCCCGCATGGCCGGTTCGGTCATCGACGGCGAGGATATCGTGCAGGAGACGGTACTGAAGGCGCTGCAGGCCCTCGACGGCGGCGCGGTGGTCGACCGTCCGCAGCAATGGCTTTTTCGCATCGCTCACAACGCGGCGCAGGATCATCTGCGCCGCCGCCAGCGGGAGCGCTCGCGCATGATCGAGACCGACATGACGACAATAGAGGACCCCGCAGAAAGCGCGGACGCGCGGATTGCCGCGGCCACCAGCCTGCGCAGCTTCATGCGGCTCTCGCCGGCGCAGCGCAGCGCCGTGATCCTGGTTGACGTGCTCGGCCTCAGCCTGCAGGAAGCCTGCGAGGTGACGAGCGCCACGCTCGCCGCCACCAAGGCGGCGCTGCATCGCGGCCGGGCGGAATTGAGAACGCTGGCATCGGTGCCGGACGAAGCCCCCATGCCGAAACTCGAAGCCGACGAGGAACGCCGCCTGCGCCGCTATGTCGACCTGTTCAACGCGCGCGATTTCGATGCGGTCAGGGCGCTGATTGCCGAGGACATCCAGCTCGAGGTCGTCAACCGCATCCGCCTCAGCGGCAAGAAGCAGGCCTCGACCTATTTCGGCAACTACGACCGCATCAGCGACTGGGCATTGTCGCTCGGCTTCGTCGAGAACCAGCCGGCTATCCTGATCCGCGATCCGCACGGGGATGGGGACGTGCGCGGCTTCATGCTGCTCGAATGGCGCGGCGACCAGGTCGCCGGCATCCGCGATTTCCGCTACGCGCCCTATTGCGTGGCCGATGCCGATATCCGACCGATTGGCGATTAG
- a CDS encoding VOC family protein, which yields MHIQFAELPVFDQDRAKAFYTGHLACQVITDQPMGDGGWRWIELAFPHAVTNLHFIRRPDNAPGAEPVLVLVDEDVEGTVAALKERGVEIVTEPQQAPWQPGRTVAEFRDSEGNRMMLANR from the coding sequence ATGCATATCCAGTTTGCCGAACTGCCGGTCTTCGACCAGGACCGCGCCAAAGCGTTCTACACCGGTCACCTTGCTTGCCAAGTCATAACCGACCAGCCGATGGGCGACGGCGGTTGGCGCTGGATCGAGCTGGCGTTTCCGCATGCGGTTACCAATCTGCATTTCATCAGGCGGCCCGACAATGCACCAGGCGCGGAGCCGGTGCTGGTTCTGGTCGATGAGGATGTCGAAGGGACGGTCGCGGCGCTGAAGGAGCGCGGCGTCGAGATCGTCACCGAGCCGCAGCAAGCGCCCTGGCAGCCGGGCCGCACCGTCGCCGAGTTCCGCGACAGCGAAGGCAACCGCATGATGCTGGCCAACCGTTAG
- a CDS encoding 4'-phosphopantetheinyl transferase family protein, with protein sequence MAIQPDSAPSELAVAEALKALGPPGLLTGCRRIRGGDEQFLLPAERDSMATRDRKARAASGAGRRIVHELLRRLRCEDVAVLRGPLGSPMWPPGIVGSIAHDEELAVAAVAMRSPSVRSVGVDVEPMLPLPPDLRAVVITSHDRLGNLDQGIGGRLLFAAKEAVYKASFPLDGRMLEFDDISVDLKSGEAATSSGRRLLVRCTARPRILALAYTP encoded by the coding sequence TTGGCCATCCAGCCGGACAGTGCACCATCCGAGCTAGCCGTCGCCGAGGCACTGAAAGCCCTTGGCCCGCCCGGCCTGTTGACCGGTTGCCGTCGCATTCGCGGCGGCGACGAACAGTTCCTGCTGCCGGCGGAGCGCGATTCCATGGCCACGCGCGACCGCAAGGCTCGTGCCGCGAGTGGAGCGGGTCGCAGGATCGTGCATGAATTGCTGCGACGCCTGCGATGTGAGGATGTAGCCGTACTCCGGGGCCCCTTGGGCAGTCCCATGTGGCCGCCGGGGATCGTCGGTTCCATCGCACATGACGAAGAGCTGGCAGTCGCGGCGGTCGCTATGCGAAGTCCGTCGGTGAGAAGCGTCGGCGTCGACGTCGAGCCAATGTTGCCATTGCCTCCCGACCTCCGAGCTGTTGTGATCACGTCACATGACAGGTTGGGCAACCTCGATCAGGGAATAGGCGGCCGCCTGCTGTTCGCGGCGAAAGAGGCAGTTTACAAGGCGTCGTTTCCGCTCGACGGCCGAATGCTGGAATTCGATGACATTTCCGTGGATTTGAAATCAGGCGAAGCGGCCACGTCATCCGGCCGACGTTTGCTGGTGCGTTGTACCGCCCGTCCACGAATTTTGGCACTGGCCTATACGCCCTAA
- a CDS encoding GNAT family N-acetyltransferase, giving the protein MTRSAEMRNTEQPVLLEPVGEGNRSAVLDLELMPEQQGFVASNAESLEEARQDDEAIARAVVATGRVVGFLMYSAPEDDDEATIYRFMIDRREQGKGLGRAAITRLLEEIGRLEHVRRISICYEPANLAARRLYASFGFVEKGLDEENEMIAVRELGP; this is encoded by the coding sequence GTGACGCGCTCCGCCGAAATGCGCAACACTGAACAGCCGGTTCTGCTTGAACCTGTCGGCGAAGGCAATCGATCCGCGGTCCTCGATCTCGAACTGATGCCTGAACAACAGGGCTTTGTCGCCTCCAATGCCGAATCGCTGGAAGAGGCTCGGCAGGACGACGAAGCCATAGCTCGCGCCGTAGTCGCAACCGGCCGCGTCGTCGGTTTTTTGATGTACAGCGCGCCCGAAGACGACGATGAGGCAACCATTTACCGTTTCATGATCGATCGCCGCGAACAGGGCAAGGGACTTGGCCGCGCCGCGATCACGAGGCTGCTGGAAGAGATTGGGCGCTTGGAGCATGTACGCCGCATTTCGATCTGCTATGAGCCGGCAAACCTGGCCGCGCGCCGTCTTTATGCAAGTTTCGGATTCGTCGAGAAGGGGCTGGACGAGGAGAACGAGATGATCGCCGTACGCGAACTGGGGCCATAA